The genomic segment CTGAGCATTTTGGTTTGTTAACATACTATAGCTGCTAATATCCTAATGTGTCCAACAAAGATATTTGATAGATGaaaccactgtgtatttaaatgaatCACCTTAAACCAACTTGAACTAATAATGTAACTGCCTCATTAATACACagaatacattcattcatctcataTTGGgacaccttggacaggtcaccgattcatcacagggccaacacagagagacaaagatgaacaactcacactcacactcagacctacaagcAATTTAGAGTTGCTAATTAACCTTAACATGCATGTCTGGACATTGGGAGGAAACCACAGCACCTGGAGTACCTGAGaatgcaagcacggggagaacatgcaaactctgcacagaaagaccctaggcctgggaaccgaacctgcgaccttcttactgtggggcaacagcagtAACCACTATACCGCCTACATAGAATACGGTTAAGAATAAAGACCATACACTTTCATCTGTTTTATTACGCTGACATTTTGACACTGGTCACTAAGAGGAACGTTAAATAATAATGGTGCTCTTGTTATTGGCAAAGTAAATGCTGGTGTGAAACCAGtgacaaacatttaaactaGCAAAGGcaatttctaaaatgtaaatataaaagataTCTGACAATAAAAGTGCTAGCTATACACGGAGGGGTGCATGTTGGCTCCAGTCACTCTCAACAGACACTGGGTTAGAGGTGGTATTGTCAGCCATCATCTGTACTCACATTCTTACTTATGGTTGACACTTAACTTATTGTCAGCCTGTATGTCTTTGAACCATGGGAGGACCAGAGAACACACAGACTACACTTTTGTTAACTTTCGTGCTACACAGTGAAACATACAGCACTGTCCGGTTAGGTTACACATCAGGGCACTCAGCTCTTACCGACAAAGATGATTCTGGGGACGTACTGGCCATCAGGAGAGAGGTGTTTGTCTGTGGTTTCATACTataggagagaaaaaagaaatttaaagcaTGATGTCCTGAAGCCCTGAAATTGGCATGGAACATACAAAACCTAAATTTTTACTCATGGAAACTACAATCAGAAATGGTTGTACTTGAAACAGGAGCTCTACTGGTTAGcagtaaatgtatttaaatgcaCCTTTACAAAATGATCTAGAACAGGTGGTCTGAACAGAGACATCCTGACACTCACCACCAAATTGAGGATCACAAAGTCCAGGTCAAGTGTTCTCTGGATGTCATTGTCTTCAGAGAACACCTTCCTGAGTGCTATAGAAGAGACAGGGTTTTAGTTCCAGAGCTAACTCTAGCACCTGGTGCAGTACCCTGACAAGATCTGTGAGGaaatgtcagataaatgttTGCTGCTACATCTCTATATCAGTGAGTTTGCACATCAAACAGGGTGTTTACTCACCCTGACTGTGAGGGCAGTCCTCTAAGTGAAAGAGGACCATTAGAGGTTTGTTCCTGAAATACAGACCGGCTTCACTTACATTCCATCGCCAGCTCAATTGAAAGACAAAATCAGAGTTGGACCTCTTTTTCCTACCTTGATCTGGACCAATAGAGACCCTCCTCATAGGTCTGAGCCCAAATCAGCTGGTCACCCCAACCTGAATGAACATAAACGCGATTAAAGATTAACGACAGCTTAATGCTTTATGCTTAATGCTCTTAGTCAGGTGACTCTCACTGACCTCGAGACAGAGTCTGAGGGATCCTCTTGCCACTTTTTGGGATGTATTTCCCAAAAGTGGAGGACACCGCCACCAGGACCAAGAGCACAGACACCAAAGCTTTGATCATCTTCACAGGCTTCCTAAAAAGTGGATGAAGGCCAGGAgcaaaaaaaattgcatgtgTGAGGAAGGGTGAACTCCTGTGTTGTTCCTACCACTCATAAAACTCTTCATCATCAGAGGTTAATCCTTCCTTAATCATCAGGTTAATCCTTCCCTCTGCCTATAAACAGTGCACATTCAGGTAAAACAGACATACCTTACCCGTTCAGGTATACTCAGTTCAGGATGTCTGAAGACCGTAGTCAGGATCTGCTGTACCTCACCTCTTACCTTTTCTGTATTTAAGCACCTGTTCCATCATGGCCTCGCCCACTTCCCTTCCTTTCACGCACCTCCCCTGTACCAGAATACCTACAGTACAATCTTCTCAACGCTTTTGTTTGTGGACCAAACTTCCTTAGAGGGACAGGACATGTTGCCAAAGCTGTCCTGGTGTAAAATCATGAGAgccaaaattaaatgtaaaagagATGACTGGATAAAATGTCCagctttttcaaatgttttcagactGTTTAGTGCTGGAAACCGGGAACACTGATTATGTTTaatcatttttctctgtgttttgtattgGTATAAGTGCCTTGATAGAAAAAAGCCTTAATAAAACCTGTAACTGTAAACTTGTCACATCACACTGTGTCTTTCAGCAGGTTAGACACTGACAAGACAAgtgaaaatgaatatatattaaaGCCCTGTGCAATGGGATGATTGGCTGTGCTCCAAAGATATGTCAGCATCAAACTGGAAACCAGTTTTGCGTACAGGCAGGATGATGACTCAGTAACTATATCAAATGTGAATCTTTGTGGACTGTCAGTGTCCTCTTATTCACTGTAGTAGCTCCTCCCCAGAAAGGAGGTGCAGGTTCAAGGAGAATCTGGACACTGAGAAAGTCTGGGCCCAATACACTTCAAACTCGTCAATGTTCTTGGCTTGAAGAACAATGTGTTGGACCACCATTTTAATGCTGCCAACTTAATGATGTTCTGAGAGTCATGTGGGAATACAGCTTTTTTACAAAGCCCCAGATCAGAGAGGTTGAAGTTGAAATGTCTAGCCTTGAGGATTCAAGATGCCCTTGCCTTTGAACTTGGGCCCCAGCTTCTAAGGATTGGCAACTGTGCGTTGAGCTGGAAGATCAGTTTTATGAAGACATGGTCCTCTGTACTTTTCCTGCACAACTGATCTTTGCCCACTTTGTAACTTCCCAGATACTGCCTCAACAGAGTCACAGGGCGGCCAAAGCCAATACAGCACACCCTGGAGAGGTCCCTATTTTATCTTTGGGCAGAAAATGTAGACTTCCAACCATTTTCACAGttaagagtcaccaattaatctaatACTTATGTTTTTGGATTGTGGGGCAAAGTTATAAGAAAAAGGATGTAATCAGTTACAGAtacattgatttaaaatggGGATTACGGGcaagattacattttaaaaatacattttataataaaaaacgaCAAACTATCATGCACATGCGGGCGCATCACAACACTTTATGAATCTCACATCACCCTTGTATCGAGTGAAACCGCAGAGCTGCTCATTTATTATCATggctgtgaatgaaaaaaatgccTTTACAGGGACTGAAATCTCACcattgttttgtctttaaagCAGAAAAGGGGAACATTACAGTACAGTGCATGTTATGGCTTCCAGCTGTGAAAATGCTGTTATTATCCAAGGACATGAGATATAATTTAAAGAAACATCTACAGATAAGACCAACTGCTAACTCACTTAGCTAAAGTTAATGTTCGTTAGCTGGCCAACCTGTCAGTATTTTTGCTTTATGGCTCTTTATCGCTCAGTAGGTGGGCACCctttttgttaaagaaaatgcTGTATGCTCTTAGCTCATGGATTAACTAAAACAGCATTTGTAAATGGTACATTTCTGTAGGCCTAGTCTATACTTTAATCTGGAATCCATAGGCCGAGTGCCTGTATTTGCTTTATGGTGTTCTTCTTTTTGACCGATCAATAGATGGAAACCAGATTTGTCAAAAATACTGTGGGTGCTCTCAGTTCATGTAGTAAACTAAAAATGAGCATATTCTGTTACTTATGAAAGGagcatattttatttctatgttATATACTACATTATTTTGTATGCCAAGATGTTaccttattttaattttttaattagttttctaaggttagggttagggttagggttgtgttagggtttagggttagggttaccctaaccctaacc from the Echeneis naucrates chromosome 11, fEcheNa1.1, whole genome shotgun sequence genome contains:
- the agr2 gene encoding anterior gradient protein 2 homolog, translated to MIKALVSVLLVLVAVSSTFGKYIPKSGKRIPQTLSRGWGDQLIWAQTYEEGLYWSRSRNKPLMVLFHLEDCPHSQALRKVFSEDNDIQRTLDLDFVILNLVYETTDKHLSPDGQYVPRIIFVDPTMTVRADITGRYANRMYAYEPSDIKLLLSNMRKAKKLLKSEL